A genomic segment from Nematostella vectensis chromosome 6, jaNemVect1.1, whole genome shotgun sequence encodes:
- the LOC5521463 gene encoding uncharacterized protein LOC5521463 isoform X2: MACPNSATLAVIAAFLIFNAHAQELNAVIEIPQQTHEPAASQTTHNHTEAMTIHSHAEAMMKLDMNDPVIQGAFGEMNIGQDLFEGDIKLTPSQRDWITKSQRDSQTRALVKSEHRLWDNKVVPYVISDDLRDESKDFVESAIEEWKNHTCINLREKEEGDSDYIEFVYEGGCSSYVGKIGGKQTISVGSDSGTTCRHGNIVHEIAHSLGYFHEHSRPDRDDYIQVKWSNIMPGYQKNFVKENLQTVDSRGVAYDYDSVMHYGAYFFTNGDGDERPKTIVTLNGDHSIGQRVGLSEKDIQQARLLYSCDEEESDDQIMNAKATLRNRVKSKKTHAASKKSNSKYTNPLIRKAKKRFAKKSTKAGHHQLAKKAARKMVITKEKTAKYQGNFGFNENWTKGPISDPGALEMNIGKHFFEGDIRLTQKQRDFIEKSRRKDKHTNTRAIVRGYEDLWPDGIVPYTVDSDLRPESKNSIESALREWREKVPCLTFRKKTDSDQDYVRFTYEGGCSSNVGRVGGEQTISVGDAARIESCKHGNIVHEIAHVVGFFHEHSRPDRDKYIKISWDNIMPDMVDNFIAETPEEVDSRGVGYDYESVTHYGAHFFSKDNFAKTIETPHGEAIGQRHKLSDCDALQAKLLYKCKVQKGENPECKIRPKRLYSEETYKH; encoded by the exons ATGGCCTGTCCGAATTCTGCCACCCTGGCGGTGATAGCAGCATTTCTAATCTTCAACGCGCATGCTC AGGAGCTAAACGCGGTAATTGAGATTCCCCAACAGACCCATGAACCAGCGGCAAGCCAGACAACACACAATCATACAGAGGCCATGACAATACACAGTCATGCAGAGGCCATGATGAAGTTAGACATGAACGATCCAGTGATTCAGG GTGCTTTTGGTGAGATGAATATAGGTCAAGACCTATTTGAGGGCGACATCAAGTTAACGCCCAGCCAGCGAGACTGGATCACCAAATCCCAGCGAGATAGCCAGACAAGAGCATTAGTCAAGTCCGAGCACAGGCTTTGGGATAACAAAGTGGTGCCGTACGTCATTTCAGATGATCTGA GGGATGAAAGCAAGGACTTCGTTGAATCAGCCATAGAAGAGTGGAAAAATCATACCTGCATCAATTTGAGGGAGAAGGAGGAAGGAGATTCCGACTACATCGAGTTTGTGTACGAGGGAGG gtGTTCCTCGTACGTTGGTAAGATCGGGGGGAAGCAGACCATCTCCGTCGGTAGCGACTCAGGCACAACCTGTCGTCATGGTAACATTGTACACGAGATAGCTCACTCTCTCGGGTACTTCCACGAACACAGCCGGCCTGATAGAGATGACTATATCCAGGTGAAATGGAGTAACATCATGCCAG GGTATCAAAAGAATTTCGTTAAGGAGAATCTACAAACTGTCGACTCCCGAGGTGTGGCATATGACTACGACTCCGTGATGCATTATGGGGCTTACTTCTTCACTAACGGAGACGGGGACGAGCGTCCGAAGACGATCGTTACACTGAACGGAGACCACTCTATTGGACAAAGAGTTGGACTTAGTGAAAAGGACATACAGCAAGCCAGACTACTTTACAGCTGTGACG AGGAGGAATCCGATGACCAGATCATGAACGCTAAAGCTACGCTCCGCAACAGAGTAAAGTCCAAGAAAACCCACGCGGCTTCCAAGAAGTCTAACAGCAAATATACGAACCCCCTGATAAGGAAAGCGAAAAAACGTTTTGCTAAGAAAAGCACAAAAGCTGGACATCATCAACTAGCGAAGAAAGCTGCGAGAAAAATGGTGATTACAAAAGAAAAGACGGCGAAATACCAGGGGAACTTTGGATTCAATGAAAATTGGACCAAGGGGCCCATCTCTGATCCCG GCGCGCTAGAGATGAATATAGGGAAGCATTTCTTTGAGGGTGACATCAGACTCACCCAAAAGCAACGGGACTTTATCGAGAAGAGTCGACGAAAAGACAAACACACAAACACGCGTGCTATCGTCAGAGGCTACGAGGATCTGTGGCCAGACGGAATTGTGCCCTACACCGTCGATAGTGATTTAC GACCCGAAAGTAAAAACTCTATTGAATCTGCCTTACGGGAGTGGAGAGAAAAAGTGCCCTGCCTTACGTTCAGGAAGAAGACCGACTCTGATCAAGACTACGTTAGGTTTACCTATGAGGGGGG CTGCTCGTCTAACGTGGGAAGGGTCGGGGGCGAACAGACAATCTCTGTTGGTGACGCTGCGCGTATAGAGTCGTGCAAACACGGAAACATAGTACACGAGATCGCACACGTGGTCGGCTTTTTCCACGAGCACAGCAGACCTGACCGGGACAAGTACATCAAGATATCTTGGGATAACATCATGCCGG ATATGGTGGACAATTTCATTGCCGAGACTCCGGAAGAGGTGGACTCAAGAGGGGTTGGGTACGACTACGAATCCGTCACACATTATGGCGCACACTTCTTCTCAAAAGACAACTTCGCCAAGACGATAGAGACGCCACACGGCGAGGCGATCGGGCAGCGTCACAAGCTCAGTGACTGCGACGCTTTGCAGGCCAAGCTGCTCTACAAATGCAAGGTTCAAAAAG GAGAAAATCCTGAATGCAAAATAAGACCAAAGAGACTATACTCTGAAGAGACGTACAAACACTAA
- the LOC5521589 gene encoding uncharacterized protein LOC5521589 isoform X3, which produces MIHTNGNRRLQSYHRFPTVIEGLARSSSSERHSSLGGSRKLANRGLLKDSNNSGRNLRVKFILPHDETQEAKEIEVFPDERRTSLPAICEFMIFANNKKNEEHKKTLISVPRTAPKTQRTKTTRPGEQLFALKSTVVKLPPAEPKCTTKNLKIETKFKLPSEYEEPTFMDKNKRIFAWLSEADNALPAYRRRMNIIRHAPAFGPGSRQR; this is translated from the exons ATGATACACACAAATGGGAACCGGCGTTTACAGAGCTACCACAGGTTTCCAACCGTTATTGAAGGGTTGGCGAGAAGTTCAAGCTCTGAGCGACATAGCTCGCTTGGAGGTTCCCGTAAATTGGCAAACAGGGGATTACTAAAGGACTCAAATAACTCCGGGCGAAACCTTCGAGTGAAATTCATACTACCGCACGATGAGACACAAGAAGCGAAAGAAATCGAGGTGTTCCCCGACGAACGGAGGACATCACTCCCAGCGATTTGTGAGTTCATGATATTCGCTAATAACAAGAAAAACGAAGAACATAAAAAGACTTTAATCAGTGTGCCAAGGACGGCACCTAAGACTCAAAGAACTAAGACAACAAGACCTGGAGAGCAACTTTTTGCTCTGAAGTCCACGGTGGTCAAGTTACCTCCGGCGGAGCCGAAATGCACGACAAAGAATCTTAAAATCGAGACGAAATTTAAACTGCCGAGTGAGTATGAGGAGCCTACGTTTATGGACAAAAATAAGCGAATCTTCGCTTGGTTGAGCGAAGCAGATAACGCACTGCCGGCTTACAGACGGCGCATGAATATAATAAG acacgcccctgctTTTGGACCAGGGTCTAGGCAACGTTAA
- the LOC5521589 gene encoding uncharacterized protein LOC5521589 isoform X5 has protein sequence MIHTNGNRRLQSYHRFPTVIEGLARSSSSERHSSLGGSRKLANRGLLKDSNNSGRNLRVKFILPHDETQEAKEIEVFPDERRTSLPAICEFMIFANNKKNEEHKKTLISVPRTAPKTQRTKTTRPGEQLFALKSTVVKLPPAEPKCTTKNLKIETKFKLPSEYEEPTFMDKNKRIFAWLSEADNALPAYRRRMNIIRID, from the exons ATGATACACACAAATGGGAACCGGCGTTTACAGAGCTACCACAGGTTTCCAACCGTTATTGAAGGGTTGGCGAGAAGTTCAAGCTCTGAGCGACATAGCTCGCTTGGAGGTTCCCGTAAATTGGCAAACAGGGGATTACTAAAGGACTCAAATAACTCCGGGCGAAACCTTCGAGTGAAATTCATACTACCGCACGATGAGACACAAGAAGCGAAAGAAATCGAGGTGTTCCCCGACGAACGGAGGACATCACTCCCAGCGATTTGTGAGTTCATGATATTCGCTAATAACAAGAAAAACGAAGAACATAAAAAGACTTTAATCAGTGTGCCAAGGACGGCACCTAAGACTCAAAGAACTAAGACAACAAGACCTGGAGAGCAACTTTTTGCTCTGAAGTCCACGGTGGTCAAGTTACCTCCGGCGGAGCCGAAATGCACGACAAAGAATCTTAAAATCGAGACGAAATTTAAACTGCCGAGTGAGTATGAGGAGCCTACGTTTATGGACAAAAATAAGCGAATCTTCGCTTGGTTGAGCGAAGCAGATAACGCACTGCCGGCTTACAGACGGCGCATGAATATAATAAG GATTGACTAG
- the LOC5521589 gene encoding uncharacterized protein LOC5521589 isoform X2: MIHTNGNRRLQSYHRFPTVIEGLARSSSSERHSSLGGSRKLANRGLLKDSNNSGRNLRVKFILPHDETQEAKEIEVFPDERRTSLPAICEFMIFANNKKNEEHKKTLISVPRTAPKTQRTKTTRPGEQLFALKSTVVKLPPAEPKCTTKNLKIETKFKLPSEYEEPTFMDKNKRIFAWLSEADNALPAYRRRMNIIRIFCLVQLERSQDYYECYLVVNGVN; the protein is encoded by the exons ATGATACACACAAATGGGAACCGGCGTTTACAGAGCTACCACAGGTTTCCAACCGTTATTGAAGGGTTGGCGAGAAGTTCAAGCTCTGAGCGACATAGCTCGCTTGGAGGTTCCCGTAAATTGGCAAACAGGGGATTACTAAAGGACTCAAATAACTCCGGGCGAAACCTTCGAGTGAAATTCATACTACCGCACGATGAGACACAAGAAGCGAAAGAAATCGAGGTGTTCCCCGACGAACGGAGGACATCACTCCCAGCGATTTGTGAGTTCATGATATTCGCTAATAACAAGAAAAACGAAGAACATAAAAAGACTTTAATCAGTGTGCCAAGGACGGCACCTAAGACTCAAAGAACTAAGACAACAAGACCTGGAGAGCAACTTTTTGCTCTGAAGTCCACGGTGGTCAAGTTACCTCCGGCGGAGCCGAAATGCACGACAAAGAATCTTAAAATCGAGACGAAATTTAAACTGCCGAGTGAGTATGAGGAGCCTACGTTTATGGACAAAAATAAGCGAATCTTCGCTTGGTTGAGCGAAGCAGATAACGCACTGCCGGCTTACAGACGGCGCATGAATATAATAAG aatctTCTGCTTAGTTCAATTAGAGCGAAGTCAGGATTATTACGAGTGTTACCTTGTCGTCAATGGCGTGAATTAG
- the LOC5521589 gene encoding uncharacterized protein LOC5521589 isoform X1, whose protein sequence is MIHTNGNRRLQSYHRFPTVIEGLARSSSSERHSSLGGSRKLANRGLLKDSNNSGRNLRVKFILPHDETQEAKEIEVFPDERRTSLPAICEFMIFANNKKNEEHKKTLISVPRTAPKTQRTKTTRPGEQLFALKSTVVKLPPAEPKCTTKNLKIETKFKLPSEYEEPTFMDKNKRIFAWLSEADNALPAYRRRMNIIRRATVTDLSELVSLGADDGKRGRLARADTFATTDLLRDAQWVVPDLNLLFEVPVAAFCR, encoded by the exons ATGATACACACAAATGGGAACCGGCGTTTACAGAGCTACCACAGGTTTCCAACCGTTATTGAAGGGTTGGCGAGAAGTTCAAGCTCTGAGCGACATAGCTCGCTTGGAGGTTCCCGTAAATTGGCAAACAGGGGATTACTAAAGGACTCAAATAACTCCGGGCGAAACCTTCGAGTGAAATTCATACTACCGCACGATGAGACACAAGAAGCGAAAGAAATCGAGGTGTTCCCCGACGAACGGAGGACATCACTCCCAGCGATTTGTGAGTTCATGATATTCGCTAATAACAAGAAAAACGAAGAACATAAAAAGACTTTAATCAGTGTGCCAAGGACGGCACCTAAGACTCAAAGAACTAAGACAACAAGACCTGGAGAGCAACTTTTTGCTCTGAAGTCCACGGTGGTCAAGTTACCTCCGGCGGAGCCGAAATGCACGACAAAGAATCTTAAAATCGAGACGAAATTTAAACTGCCGAGTGAGTATGAGGAGCCTACGTTTATGGACAAAAATAAGCGAATCTTCGCTTGGTTGAGCGAAGCAGATAACGCACTGCCGGCTTACAGACGGCGCATGAATATAATAAG GCGTGCAACAGTTACAGATCTTTCTGAACTGGTTTCCCTTGGCGCTGACGATGGGAAACGCGGACGACTTGCACGAGCCGACACATTTGCTACGACGGATCTTCTTCGGGATGCACAGTGGGTTGTCCCTGATTTGAACCTTCTGTTTGAAGTTCCTGTAGCGGCATTTTGCCGATGA
- the LOC5521589 gene encoding uncharacterized protein LOC5521589 isoform X4, whose amino-acid sequence MIHTNGNRRLQSYHRFPTVIEGLARSSSSERHSSLGGSRKLANRGLLKDSNNSGRNLRVKFILPHDETQEAKEIEVFPDERRTSLPAICEFMIFANNKKNEEHKKTLISVPRTAPKTQRTKTTRPGEQLFALKSTVVKLPPAEPKCTTKNLKIETKFKLPSEYEEPTFMDKNKRIFAWLSEADNALPAYRRRMNIISWCYEGLY is encoded by the exons ATGATACACACAAATGGGAACCGGCGTTTACAGAGCTACCACAGGTTTCCAACCGTTATTGAAGGGTTGGCGAGAAGTTCAAGCTCTGAGCGACATAGCTCGCTTGGAGGTTCCCGTAAATTGGCAAACAGGGGATTACTAAAGGACTCAAATAACTCCGGGCGAAACCTTCGAGTGAAATTCATACTACCGCACGATGAGACACAAGAAGCGAAAGAAATCGAGGTGTTCCCCGACGAACGGAGGACATCACTCCCAGCGATTTGTGAGTTCATGATATTCGCTAATAACAAGAAAAACGAAGAACATAAAAAGACTTTAATCAGTGTGCCAAGGACGGCACCTAAGACTCAAAGAACTAAGACAACAAGACCTGGAGAGCAACTTTTTGCTCTGAAGTCCACGGTGGTCAAGTTACCTCCGGCGGAGCCGAAATGCACGACAAAGAATCTTAAAATCGAGACGAAATTTAAACTGCCGAGTGAGTATGAGGAGCCTACGTTTATGGACAAAAATAAGCGAATCTTCGCTTGGTTGAGCGAAGCAGATAACGCACTGCCGGCTTACAGACGGCGCATGAATATAATAAG TTGGTGCTACGAGGGTCTATATTGA
- the LOC5521463 gene encoding uncharacterized protein LOC5521463 isoform X1: protein MACPNSATLAVIAAFLIFNAHAQELNAVIEIPQQTHEPAASQTTHNHTEAMTIHSHAEAMMKLDMNDPVIQGAFGEMNIGQDLFEGDIKLTPSQRDWITKSQRDSQTRALVKSEHRLWDNKVVPYVISDDLRDESKDFVESAIEEWKNHTCINLREKEEGDSDYIEFVYEGGCSSYVGKIGGKQTISVGSDSGTTCRHGNIVHEIAHSLGYFHEHSRPDRDDYIQVKWSNIMPGYQKNFVKENLQTVDSRGVAYDYDSVMHYGAYFFTNGDGDERPKTIVTLNGDHSIGQRVGLSEKDIQQARLLYSCDEEESDDQIMNAKATLRNRVKSKKTHAASKKSNSKYTNPLIRKAKKRFAKKSTKAGHHQLAKKAARKMVITKEKTAKYQGNFGFNENWTKGPISDPGEKAEGIGNQGEELGEENFGHNYFEGDMILSEEQQKYLEGLKEGGKPQNTQMGSKRALIKDEKFLWPKRTVNYYFDDSVDEIGRKNTREAIDHWQDKTCLKFQETKDKDHIKFVFEGGCASRVGRGGGEQKLTIGDPALRCKTGNIIHELGHAVGFFHEHSRPDRDEFVHVVQKNIVPGYERNFYKFSTKFIDSRNVPYDYGSIMQYGRAFFSKMSLLLPTLETTKQNDEGEAPEIGQRVGLSELDILQANLLYNCDGKKRLTDDEREEIQSDMEDQLVPMDTIPCSDSYDQKSCLSIKNLGYCTKYPRTMRSACGYTCNMCSIQGKSAISRLKKQLKTKH, encoded by the exons ATGGCCTGTCCGAATTCTGCCACCCTGGCGGTGATAGCAGCATTTCTAATCTTCAACGCGCATGCTC AGGAGCTAAACGCGGTAATTGAGATTCCCCAACAGACCCATGAACCAGCGGCAAGCCAGACAACACACAATCATACAGAGGCCATGACAATACACAGTCATGCAGAGGCCATGATGAAGTTAGACATGAACGATCCAGTGATTCAGG GTGCTTTTGGTGAGATGAATATAGGTCAAGACCTATTTGAGGGCGACATCAAGTTAACGCCCAGCCAGCGAGACTGGATCACCAAATCCCAGCGAGATAGCCAGACAAGAGCATTAGTCAAGTCCGAGCACAGGCTTTGGGATAACAAAGTGGTGCCGTACGTCATTTCAGATGATCTGA GGGATGAAAGCAAGGACTTCGTTGAATCAGCCATAGAAGAGTGGAAAAATCATACCTGCATCAATTTGAGGGAGAAGGAGGAAGGAGATTCCGACTACATCGAGTTTGTGTACGAGGGAGG gtGTTCCTCGTACGTTGGTAAGATCGGGGGGAAGCAGACCATCTCCGTCGGTAGCGACTCAGGCACAACCTGTCGTCATGGTAACATTGTACACGAGATAGCTCACTCTCTCGGGTACTTCCACGAACACAGCCGGCCTGATAGAGATGACTATATCCAGGTGAAATGGAGTAACATCATGCCAG GGTATCAAAAGAATTTCGTTAAGGAGAATCTACAAACTGTCGACTCCCGAGGTGTGGCATATGACTACGACTCCGTGATGCATTATGGGGCTTACTTCTTCACTAACGGAGACGGGGACGAGCGTCCGAAGACGATCGTTACACTGAACGGAGACCACTCTATTGGACAAAGAGTTGGACTTAGTGAAAAGGACATACAGCAAGCCAGACTACTTTACAGCTGTGACG AGGAGGAATCCGATGACCAGATCATGAACGCTAAAGCTACGCTCCGCAACAGAGTAAAGTCCAAGAAAACCCACGCGGCTTCCAAGAAGTCTAACAGCAAATATACGAACCCCCTGATAAGGAAAGCGAAAAAACGTTTTGCTAAGAAAAGCACAAAAGCTGGACATCATCAACTAGCGAAGAAAGCTGCGAGAAAAATGGTGATTACAAAAGAAAAGACGGCGAAATACCAGGGGAACTTTGGATTCAATGAAAATTGGACCAAGGGGCCCATCTCTGATCCCG GGGAAAAAGCGGAAGGGATCGGGAATCAAGGCGAAGAGTTGG GAGAGGAGAATTTTGGACACAACTATTTCGAGGGCGACATGATCCTGAGTGAAGAGCAACAGAAATACTTGGAAGGATTGAAGGAAGGTGGAAAACCACAGAACACTCAAATGGGCTCCAAGCGCGCCTTGATCAAGGACGAGAAATTCCTTTGGCCAAAGAGAACTGTGAACTACTACTTCGACGATAGCGTTG ACGAGATCGGACGGAAAAACACCCGTGAGGCCATTGATCATTGGCAGGACAAAACGTGTCTGAAGTTCCAAGAGACAAAAGACAAGGACCATATCAAATTCGTATTTGAAGGGGG GTGTGCATCCCGAGTGggtaggggtgggggtgaACAGAAGTTGACTATCGGGGACCCCGCGCTGCGGTGTAAAACAGGGAACATCATCCACGAGCTTGGCCATGCTGTCGGCTTTTTCCACGAGCACAGCAGGCCCGATAGGGACGAGTTTGTGCACGTTGTACAAAAGAACATTGTTCCAG GGTACGAGCGCAACTTCTACAAGTTCTCTACAAAATTCATCGACTCTCGTAACGTGCCTTACGACTACGGATCCATCATGCAGTACGGGCGCGCGTTCTTCTCCAAGATGTCACTCCTGCTTCCAACACTGGAGACAACCAAGCAGAACGATGAAGGAGAAGCGCCTGAGATCGGGCAGAGAGTGGGACTCAGCGAATTAGACATACTTCAAGCCAACCTTCTCTATAACTGCGACG GGAAGAAGAGGTTGACGGATGACGAGCGCGAGGAGATACAATCGGATATGGAAGACCAACTTGTTCCTATGGATACCA tTCCATGCTCTGACTCTTATGATCAGAAATCGTGCCTTAGCATAAAGAACCTAGGATACTGCACCAAGTACCCTCGTACCATGAGGTCGGCATGCGGCTACACTTGCAATATGTGCA GTATTCAGGGGAAGAGTGCTATCTCCAGGCTGAAGAAACAGCTCAAGACAAAACACTGA
- the LOC116604419 gene encoding high mobility group protein 20A, with translation MESNSVQVHGLAAFTLAPFSSSQETDHEKSGYESVVSSASCFGEVVQSQEDISRSVQIVEGVPYDSSTMVTSVCQDSLLQSTHVSMTVPESTLFDVVQSHVIPSQVAVHTVGDASMADNGNICDDKTDTHHQMQELVEPQIQTIAEPKKRKGGWPKGKKRKKEYDLNKPKAPVTGYVRFLNSRRESVKHQHPHLTFPEITKMLGQEWNSLLPEEKQKFLDEAEEDKKRYVEELRAYQQSEQYQAFVKRQHVKRTKHPAANEPMEGDLDAHSSIFMQQAEDSDSSDLFCKTCNQYFSSLHNKREHMYGRQHLQMLTCEFEREAEKSASSGTAVSLTTPQAAPAVQGPPVTVATTQNSFQSTELSIPQFTEGFLEQNLNRELEIRELRKSVLTSQEQNLLLAKEIEDLKVLLQKVESEMTTAKAFGASLTAQLNSLRMVPTLFGVQLQINFN, from the exons ATGGAGTCGAATAGTGTTCAAGTCCATGGTTTAGCCGCTTTTACTTTGGCCCCTTTCTCGTCCAGTCAAGAAACGGACCATGAGAAGTCAGGGTATGAGTCCGTCGTTTCGTCTGCCAGCTGCTTTGGCGAGGTCGTCCAATCGCAAGAAGATATATCTAG AAGTGTTCAAATTGTGGAGGGAGTCCCATATGACAGCTCCACCATGGTAACATCTGTTTGTCAAG ATAGCCTTCTTCAAAGCACACATGTGTCAATGACTGTCCCAGAGAGTACACTGTTTGATGTTGTTCAAAGCCATGTGATCCCCTCTCAAGTGGCCGTCCACACAGTGGGAGATGCAAGCATGGCTGATAATGGAAATATCTGTGATGACAAGACTGACACACACCACCAGATGCAAGAACTTGTTGAACCACAAATACAAACCATAGCAGAGCCAAAG AAAAGGAAAGGTGGCTGGCCTAAAGgaaagaaacgaaaaaaagaGTACGACCTTAATaaacccaaagcacctgtgacTGG CTATGTGAGGTTTCTGAACAGCCGTAGAGAGAGTGTAAAGCACCAGCACCCACACCTCACATTCCCTGAAATCACCAAAATGTTAGGGCAAGAGTGGAATTCACTTCTACCTGAAGAAAAACAG AAATTCTTAGACGAGGCCGAAGAAGACAAAAAGAGATATGTTGAGGAACTGAGGGCTTATCAGCAATCGGAACAGTACCAAGCATTTGTCAAAAGGCAGCATGTAAAACGCACGAAGCATCCTGCAG CAAATGAACCTATGGAAGGAGACCTGGATGCTCACAGCAGCATCTTTATGCAGCAAGCTGAG GATTCAGACAGTAGCGACCTCTTCTGCAAAACTTGCAACCAGTACTTCAGCTCTCTTCACAACAAGCGAGAACACATGTATGGCCGGCAACACTTACAGATGTTAACCTGCGAGTTTGAGCGGGAGGCAGAGAAGTCTGCTAGTAGCGGAACGGCTGTGAGCCTGACCACACCCCAGGCTGCCCCTGCAGTACAGGGCCCTCCAGTAACTGTGGCAACAACACAGAATTCCTTCCAATCCACAGAGTTGAGTATACCACAGTTCACTGAGGGATTCTTGGAGCAGAATCTGA ATCGAGAACTGGAAATTCGAGAGCTGCGAAAGTCTGTGTTGACGTCACAAGAGCAGAACTTGTTGCTTGCAAAAGAAATCGAGGACCTCAAG GTCCTTTTGCAGAAAGTGGAGAGTGAGATGACGACAGCAAAGGCTTTCGGAGCTTCGCTAACCGCACAGCTTAATAGCCTACGAATGGTACCAACCTTATTCGGTGTACAGCTACAGATAAACTTCAACTGA